A window of Apium graveolens cultivar Ventura chromosome 8, ASM990537v1, whole genome shotgun sequence contains these coding sequences:
- the LOC141677873 gene encoding NADH dehydrogenase [ubiquinone] iron-sulfur protein 5-B, with the protein MASGWGITGNKGRCYDFWMDFSECMSRCREPKDCSLLREDYLECLHHSKEFQRRNRIYKEEQRQLRAAASKAKGEVGHEVQPH; encoded by the exons ATGGCATCAGGATGGGGAATTACGGGAAACAAAGGCCGATGCTACGATTTCTGGATGGACTTCAGTGAGTGTATGTCTCGTTGTAGAGAACCCAAAGATTGTTCTCTTCTTCGCGAAGACTATCTCGAGTGTCTTCACCATTCCAAAgag TTTCAAAGAAGAAACAGGATCTACAAAGAAGAGCAGCGCCAACTAAGAGCAGCTGCGTCAAAAGCGAAAGGGGAAGTTGGGCACGAGGTTCAGCCCCACTAG